A genomic stretch from Candidatus Vicinibacter proximus includes:
- a CDS encoding FRG domain-containing protein, whose amino-acid sequence MENIEIKSFDHLLKILRKEEYQCGHVIFRGVTDRKNHKLIPSVGRLKEFQHEPLSELVRHERELLSLYRHKTYGELRKIPHNDWVWLALGQHHSLPTRLLDWTYSPLVAAFFATEPKIKYDGTLLPLNPSGGAIYLLHDCNYLDAYTTTLDPFETDDYKIVYTPVITNRIAGQGGLFTIHKDPREEFDIGFEGKRKGKGKTNPRWIHKLEFSQEVGKEIQRTLHFLGIREGSIYPDIDGFGLDTKIRFAIGDCHTMY is encoded by the coding sequence ATGGAAAATATTGAAATAAAATCATTTGATCATCTTTTGAAAATTCTTAGAAAAGAAGAATATCAATGCGGTCACGTAATTTTCCGAGGTGTAACTGATAGAAAGAATCACAAATTAATTCCATCAGTCGGAAGATTGAAGGAATTCCAACATGAACCATTATCGGAGTTAGTAAGACATGAAAGGGAGTTATTGAGTTTATACAGACATAAGACTTACGGTGAACTGCGAAAAATACCTCATAATGATTGGGTTTGGCTTGCTTTAGGTCAGCATCACAGTTTACCAACTCGATTGTTGGATTGGACCTATAGTCCATTAGTCGCAGCATTTTTCGCCACTGAGCCTAAAATTAAATATGATGGAACATTACTTCCTTTAAACCCAAGTGGAGGAGCGATATATCTTTTGCACGATTGTAATTACTTAGATGCTTATACGACGACGCTTGATCCATTTGAAACTGATGATTATAAGATAGTTTACACTCCCGTTATTACGAATAGAATTGCCGGACAAGGCGGTTTATTCACAATTCACAAAGATCCACGAGAAGAGTTTGATATCGGATTTGAAGGAAAGCGAAAAGGAAAGGGAAAAACAAATCCTAGGTGGATTCATAAATTGGAATTTAGCCAGGAAGTTGGAAAGGAAATACAACGAACGCTTCACTTTCTTGGAATTAGAGAAGGAAGCATTTATCCCGATATTGATGGATTTGGTTTGGACACAAAGATTCGATTTGCAATTGGCGACTGTCACACAATGTACTAG
- a CDS encoding DUF4738 domain-containing protein: protein MGNFRQSTQMRNSIIISTLTLLLIACNTNTDKKSTDVETADSSTVSLTNINSERFLPETKATEKFDTLIADKQLQVTIIRIDLDSYVVNEYEDNGKKQIDKYRDAEIALTIKQKSQILLDTVFRKEQFSKYSDKGFMDIAIFHNYWFNKLDKDKIELFGVISKPDTDWTIDFHHYFDLTNRKLTFKQEINDEE from the coding sequence ATGGGCAACTTTAGACAGTCGACACAAATGAGAAACAGCATAATAATTTCAACATTGACACTTTTACTTATTGCTTGTAATACAAATACAGACAAGAAATCGACAGACGTTGAAACTGCCGACAGTTCAACAGTTTCTTTAACAAATATCAATTCAGAAAGATTTCTTCCAGAGACTAAAGCAACTGAAAAATTCGACACATTAATAGCCGACAAACAATTGCAAGTTACAATCATACGGATAGACCTTGACAGCTATGTAGTAAATGAATATGAAGACAACGGTAAAAAGCAAATCGACAAGTATAGAGATGCAGAAATAGCATTGACAATTAAACAAAAGTCGCAAATACTTTTGGACACCGTTTTCAGAAAAGAGCAGTTTTCAAAGTATAGTGACAAGGGTTTTATGGATATTGCAATTTTCCACAATTATTGGTTTAACAAGTTAGACAAAGACAAAATAGAACTTTTTGGAGTAATTAGTAAACCTGATACTGACTGGACAATTGACTTTCACCATTACTTTGACTTGACAAATAGAAAGCTGACCTTTAAGCAAGAAATAAATGACGAAGAATAG
- a CDS encoding T9SS type A sorting domain-containing protein, which yields MESDSRKARFTLATFLNTSKGPRILICVHSVTKNIVETYISDGLGNINKTNTFFIDPGAKTEILINKLDIVGNNLLLNFIYRENRTGLNESPLWSSWIMIKGEDIGILTTNKDVSLSSESILKISPNPTSDILTIEFDNVTSGKLQIYNEIGHLISSKDLYDVKNYNYNVSELVDGKYHIKFIDDNKIYNAQFIKVK from the coding sequence TTGGAAAGTGATTCAAGAAAGGCAAGATTCACACTAGCTACATTTTTAAATACTTCAAAAGGCCCTAGGATATTAATTTGTGTTCATTCAGTAACAAAAAATATCGTAGAAACCTACATATCAGATGGCTTAGGGAACATAAATAAAACAAATACATTTTTTATTGATCCTGGAGCTAAGACTGAAATTTTAATAAATAAATTAGATATAGTAGGAAATAATTTATTGCTCAATTTTATTTATAGGGAAAATCGTACAGGTTTAAATGAGTCTCCACTTTGGTCTAGTTGGATTATGATTAAGGGTGAAGATATTGGTATTTTGACTACAAATAAAGATGTAAGTTTAAGTAGTGAAAGTATATTAAAAATATCTCCCAATCCAACTTCTGATATTTTGACAATAGAATTTGATAATGTAACTTCAGGAAAGCTACAAATTTATAATGAAATTGGTCATTTGATTAGTTCTAAAGATTTATATGATGTTAAGAATTATAATTACAATGTAAGTGAATTAGTTGATGGCAAATATCACATTAAGTTTATCGACGACAATAAAATATATAATGCACAATTTATTAAAGTTAAATGA
- a CDS encoding DUF262 domain-containing protein — protein MKIELKEITVQDLTNGYEDNQENGVVGYGGKLDIRPPYQREFIYKDKQREAVIDTITKDYPLNVMYWAVREDGNFEVIDGQQRTISISQYVEGDFAFESRYFHNLQKDEQEQILNYKIMVYLCSGTDSEKLEWFKTINIAGEKLTDQELRNAVYSGSWVSDAKRYFSKNGCAAYGLGGDYLNGTPIRQDYLETTIKWISKDDIEHYMAKQQHEPNANDLWLYFQSVINWVKVVFPKYRKEMKGIQWGFLYNEFKDKKFDHKKLEEEITKLMQDEDVTNKKGIYEYVLIRKERFLQIRAFTDNQKREAYERQKGICPVCTEEYQLEGMEADHITPWHLGGKTTADNCQMLCKDDNRRKSGI, from the coding sequence ATGAAAATAGAACTCAAAGAAATAACAGTCCAAGACCTTACAAATGGTTACGAAGACAACCAAGAAAACGGAGTTGTTGGTTACGGTGGCAAATTGGACATTCGCCCACCCTACCAACGTGAATTTATTTACAAAGACAAGCAGCGTGAAGCAGTAATAGACACGATTACAAAAGACTATCCTTTGAATGTAATGTATTGGGCAGTTCGTGAAGATGGAAACTTTGAAGTAATAGACGGACAACAAAGGACAATTTCAATCAGCCAATACGTTGAAGGAGATTTTGCTTTTGAAAGCAGATATTTTCACAACCTGCAAAAAGACGAACAAGAACAGATTTTAAACTATAAAATAATGGTTTATCTGTGTAGCGGAACAGACAGCGAAAAATTAGAGTGGTTCAAGACAATCAACATTGCAGGAGAAAAACTAACCGACCAAGAATTAAGAAATGCAGTTTATTCAGGTTCGTGGGTTTCAGACGCAAAAAGATATTTCAGTAAAAATGGTTGTGCTGCATACGGTTTGGGTGGCGACTACTTGAACGGAACACCAATAAGACAAGACTATTTAGAAACCACAATTAAATGGATAAGCAAAGACGACATTGAGCATTATATGGCTAAACAACAACACGAGCCAAACGCCAATGATTTGTGGTTGTATTTTCAAAGCGTAATTAATTGGGTTAAGGTTGTCTTTCCAAAGTATCGTAAAGAGATGAAAGGCATACAATGGGGTTTTCTTTACAACGAGTTTAAGGACAAGAAATTTGACCACAAAAAACTTGAAGAAGAAATCACCAAACTAATGCAAGACGAAGACGTGACCAACAAAAAAGGAATTTACGAATACGTTTTGATACGCAAAGAAAGGTTTTTACAAATTCGTGCATTTACAGACAATCAAAAACGGGAAGCATACGAAAGACAGAAAGGAATTTGTCCAGTTTGCACAGAAGAATATCAACTTGAAGGAATGGAAGCCGACCATATTACACCTTGGCATTTAGGCGGTAAAACGACTGCTGACAATTGCCAAATGTTGTGCAAGGACGACAACAGAAGAAAAAGCGGAATATGA
- a CDS encoding adenine-specific methyltransferase EcoRI family protein → MTEKAKNKNLQEAKTNKKDEFYTQLSDIERELKYYKKHFKDKVVYCNCDDPRVSNFFHFFSYNFEKLGLKKLIATCYKNQDMDLFSQNNSEQAIYLEYTGDKNGNNVPDPNEIGIKKLKGDGDFRSKECIELLKKSDIVVTNPPFSLFREYVSQLIEYDKKFIIVGHQNAIKYKEIFPLIRDNKLWLGYGFKGGAGHFINEHYEDYATATDRKEGMIRVSGVHWFTNLEINKRHEDLILYKKYTPEEYPKFENFDAINVDVTKDIPMDYEGFMGVPITFMDKYNPDQFEIIGVGIANLGLEMGIQPYKPEHKKYRKEVQKRGAVDGDLYMMVDGAVTVPYSRIIIKNKKVQK, encoded by the coding sequence ATGACTGAGAAAGCAAAAAATAAAAACTTACAAGAAGCGAAGACCAATAAAAAGGACGAATTTTATACGCAGCTTTCCGACATTGAAAGAGAGTTAAAGTATTACAAAAAGCACTTTAAAGACAAAGTTGTTTACTGTAACTGTGACGACCCACGAGTGAGCAACTTCTTTCATTTCTTCTCATACAACTTTGAGAAACTTGGACTTAAAAAACTCATTGCGACTTGCTACAAAAATCAAGATATGGACTTGTTCAGCCAAAACAACTCTGAACAAGCAATCTATTTAGAATACACAGGCGACAAGAACGGAAATAACGTTCCTGACCCAAACGAAATAGGGATAAAAAAACTAAAAGGTGACGGAGATTTTAGAAGCAAAGAATGTATTGAACTTTTAAAAAAATCAGACATTGTTGTTACTAATCCACCTTTTTCACTATTCCGTGAATACGTTTCTCAACTCATTGAGTATGACAAGAAATTTATAATTGTCGGACATCAAAACGCTATAAAATACAAAGAAATATTTCCATTAATCAGAGACAACAAACTTTGGTTAGGTTACGGATTTAAAGGTGGTGCAGGACATTTTATAAACGAACATTACGAAGATTACGCAACTGCAACAGACCGAAAGGAAGGAATGATAAGAGTGTCAGGAGTTCATTGGTTTACCAATCTTGAAATCAATAAACGACACGAAGATTTAATCCTTTATAAAAAATACACCCCAGAAGAATATCCAAAATTTGAAAATTTTGATGCAATCAATGTTGATGTAACAAAGGACATTCCAATGGATTATGAAGGCTTTATGGGTGTTCCCATAACTTTTATGGACAAATACAATCCCGACCAATTTGAGATTATCGGAGTTGGTATTGCAAACTTAGGTCTTGAAATGGGCATACAGCCTTACAAGCCCGAACATAAAAAATACAGAAAAGAAGTTCAGAAACGTGGTGCGGTTGACGGTGATTTATATATGATGGTTGATGGAGCTGTAACCGTTCCGTATTCACGAATAATAATCAAGAACAAGAAAGTGCAAAAATGA